Genomic window (Polaribacter batillariae):
TTCCATAAACTACTGGAATAGGATGTTTACCCACAAAACTGGTGTGTTCCATTTCTAAAACAGAGCCATCTACATAATGTGCATTTGGGTTGGGTCTGTCTAAAATAATCACAGGAATTCCATTTTCAGCACAAGCTTCCATTACATAATGTAAAGTAGAAATATAAGTATAAAAACGCACGCCCACATCTTGAATGTCAAAAACCATTACCTCAATTCCTTCTAATTGTTTTGCAGAAGGTTTTTTGCTTTTTCCGTACAAAGAAACAATTGGCAAACCTGTTTTGGTGTCGAAACCATCTTTTATATGTTCTGCAGCATCTGCTTTGCCACGAAAACCATGTTCTGGAGAGAACACTTTTTTAATTTTAATGTGAAGAGAAAGCAAACTATCTACCAAGTGAGTAAAACCTTGAATTTTAAATTTTGAATTTCGAATTACCGAAGTTTGATTCGCAACAATACCAACATTTTTCCCTTTTAATAAGTCGAGATATAAGTCTGTTTGTTCTGCGCCAGTTTTAATCTCTAATTTCTCAGGTTTAGAACTTTGAACATTCAGCTTTGAATCCTGAACCTTTTTCTGAGCACACGAAATCAGCTGAAAATTCAACAATAGAAATAAGAATAAATATGTACTTTTGGAGTGAATTAATTTTATCATCAATTTGAATTACGAGTTATTTATTGCAAAACGCATTATCGCTGGCAAAAAGTATAAAAATAGCATTTCGTCGCCAATAATAAAAATTGCAATCACTGCAATTTCATTAGGAATTGCGGTAATGTTAATTGCTGTGGCAATCGCCTCTGGCTTTCAGGGGAAAATTCGCGATAAAATTGCGGGTTTTAAAGGGCATGTTCAAATTGTGAATTATGATAATAATAATTCCGACGTTTCTACTACGCCTATTGATATTCATCAAGATTTTTATCCAGAATTTAAAGATATAAAAGGCATAAAAAATGTACAAATATTTGCAAACAAAGCAGGTATTCTAAGAACAAAAACCGATTTTGAAGGCATTATTTTTAAAGGAGTTTCATCTGATTACGATTGGACTTTTTTCGAAGAATACATAATTGAGGGAAAATTACCAGATTTTAACCAACCAAGAACAAGAGATGTGTTATTATCGAAAACCATTGTAGATCGATTGCAATTAAAACTGAATGATACAATTAACGCGACATTTTTAAAAACATCTACAAGTAAATTGCCTACCAATAAAAAATATGTAATTACAGGAATTTACAACACTGGTTTTGCGCAATTTGATAAAAATATGATGATTGGCGATATTAGAGAAGTGCAAAAACTAAATAAATGGACCGAAAATCAGGTTGGTGGTTTTGAGGTTTTACTCGATAATTTCGATGAAATTAAAGAAAAAGGAGACGAAATTTATAGTAAAACTGGTGCTACTTTAAATAGCAAAACCATTATAGAGATGAACCAAACTGTTTTCGATTGGATTAAATTGTTCGATAATAATGTTTGGGTAATTATTGTTATTATGATTTTTGTTGCAGGCATAAATATGATTACTGCATTACTGGTTCTAATTCTAGAACGCGTGCAAATGATAGGCATTTTAAAAGCCTTAGGAAGCACAAATACAAGTGTTCGAAAAGTGTTTTTATACAATGCTTCGTACCTTATTTTAAAAGGACTTTTCTGGGGAAATATCATTGGATTGGTCATCATTGGAATTCAGTATTTTTTCGAAATAATTACTTTAAATCCAGAAACTTATTATGTAAGTGTTATGCCAGTTTATATTTCTTTAAAAGCAATTATTTTGTTAAATTTAGGAACACTTTTAATGTGCTTTTTAATGCTAATCATTCCTTCTTATATTATTACAAAAATAAACCCATCAAAATCGATTAAGTTTGCTTAATTTTTAGGCATTCTCTAAAAGTTGTACTTGAAGTTTATTTTGTACAAAGTCGAAAGACATTTGCTTTTTGTGTTTTCTTTGGCATAAAAAAAGTGTAAACCATTGCTACAATGGCTAAGGTAGATAATCTAATAACTTTTGGCATAGAAATTAGCATTTAGACAGTTTGCGTTAGTGATTGAATGGCATGTTTGAGCTCTTTAACACTTCTTAAAAAGTGTTAAAAGCGAGTAATGAAAGCACGACCTTTAGGGAACGCCCAAAAAATAATTTATCTTTGTGATTAACAATTTACGACATGAAATACGCAAAAAATATATTAGAAACCATTGGAAATACACCTTTGGTACAGTTAAATTCGGTTACAAAAGAAGTAGAGGCTTTGGTGCTGGCGAAAGTAGAAACGTTTAATCCTGGGAATTCTGTAAAAGATAGAATGGCGTTAAAAATGATTGAAGACGCAGAAGCAGATGGACGTTTACAACCAGGAGGAACCATTATCGAAGGTACGTCTGGAAACACAGGAATGGGTTTGGCTTTGGCTGCCATTGTTAAAGGTTACCAATGTATTTTTGTAATATCGGACAAGCAATCGAAAGAAAAAATGGATATTTTACGGGCAGTTGGTGCAGAGGTAATTGTGTGTCCAACAAACGTAGATCCAGAAGATCCGCGTTCTTATTATTCGGTTTCGAAACGTTTGGGAGCAGAAACACCAAATTCTTGGTATGTAAATCAGTACGACAACCCAAGTAACGCTATTGCACATTACGAACAAACGGGTCCAGAAATTTGGGAACAAACCGATGGAAAAATTACTCATTTTGTGGTGGGTGTTGGAACTGGAGGAACGGTTTCTGGCGTTGCAAAATACTTGAAAGAGAAAAACCCGAATATTAAAATTTGGGGCGTAGATACCTATGGTTCTGTGTTTAAAAAATACCATGAAACGGGTATTTTTGATGAGAATGAAATTTACCCATACATTACAGAAGGAATTGGAGAAGATATTTTACCCAAAAATGTCGATTTTTCTTTAATTGACGGTTTTACCAAAGTTACCGATAAAGATGCAGCTGTTTACACCAGAAAAATTGCCAAAGAAGAAGGAATTTTTGTGGGGAATTCTGCAGGTTCTGCCATCAAAGGATTGTTACAACTAAAAGAACACTTTACAAAAGACGATGTGGTGGTTGTATTGTTTCACGATCATGGAAGCAGATATGTAGGTAAAATGTTTAACGACGATTGGATGCGTGACAGAGGTTTCTTAGAAGAAGATATTAAAACTGCTGCAGATTTGGTAAAAACTAACGAAAAAAGAGAGCTAATTTCGGTACAAACAGAAGAACTGGTTTCGCATGCCATTGAAAGAATGCGCGATTTTAAAATTTCGCAAATTCCTGTAAAAGACATCAACGGTTTTGTGGGTTCTATAGACGAATCTGTTTTATTACATAATTTTATTGCCAATAAAAATATTGCAGACAAGCCTATTAAAGAAATTATGGGAAAACCGTATCCAATTGTAAAAAAATCTGCAAAAATCGATGCGATTTCTAAATTGATAACCAAAGAGAATCAAGCCGTTTTGGTAGATTTAGAAAACGGAAATCACCATATTATTACGAAGTACGATATTATAAGTGCGATGTAAATTGGTTTAAAGTTCTTTGTTAAAAATTTAAAGTTTTAAATGCTGATCTCAATTTTTGGTTGTGCACAGTCGAAACCTTATTGATGGACTATTTTTATTTAAATTCTTAATTTTAACCAAAATTTAATCAACATAAATTTATGAAACACCTAAAAACGCTTGCTGTTTTATTGGTATTAATTTCTTGCAAGGAAACCAAAGAAGAGGAAGATTTAGAAACCAAGGCAAAACGTATGCACGATAAAGTTATGACGTTAGATACGCATGTAGATATTAATGTTTCTAACTTTACAGATAGCATTAATTATTCGCAAAAATTAAACAATCAGGTAAATTTACCCAATATGGAAGAGGGTGGTTTAGATGTTGCTTTTT
Coding sequences:
- a CDS encoding ABC transporter permease, encoding MNYELFIAKRIIAGKKYKNSISSPIIKIAITAISLGIAVMLIAVAIASGFQGKIRDKIAGFKGHVQIVNYDNNNSDVSTTPIDIHQDFYPEFKDIKGIKNVQIFANKAGILRTKTDFEGIIFKGVSSDYDWTFFEEYIIEGKLPDFNQPRTRDVLLSKTIVDRLQLKLNDTINATFLKTSTSKLPTNKKYVITGIYNTGFAQFDKNMMIGDIREVQKLNKWTENQVGGFEVLLDNFDEIKEKGDEIYSKTGATLNSKTIIEMNQTVFDWIKLFDNNVWVIIVIMIFVAGINMITALLVLILERVQMIGILKALGSTNTSVRKVFLYNASYLILKGLFWGNIIGLVIIGIQYFFEIITLNPETYYVSVMPVYISLKAIILLNLGTLLMCFLMLIIPSYIITKINPSKSIKFA
- a CDS encoding exo-beta-N-acetylmuramidase NamZ family protein; the encoded protein is MIKLIHSKSTYLFLFLLLNFQLISCAQKKVQDSKLNVQSSKPEKLEIKTGAEQTDLYLDLLKGKNVGIVANQTSVIRNSKFKIQGFTHLVDSLLSLHIKIKKVFSPEHGFRGKADAAEHIKDGFDTKTGLPIVSLYGKSKKPSAKQLEGIEVMVFDIQDVGVRFYTYISTLHYVMEACAENGIPVIILDRPNPNAHYVDGSVLEMEHTSFVGKHPIPVVYGMTIGEYGKMINGKKWLKNGIQCDLKVIPNKNYTHQSKYSLPIKPSPNLPNDKSINLYPSLGFFEGTTINAGRGTAFQFQRYGAPFFKKTDFSYTPQPNEGAKYPKHKGKICFGKDVSETPHLSKIDLSFLMDAYQQTPKTEKFFGETFTIHAGTKKLQQQLEQGLSEEEIRASWVDGLEKFKIIREKYLIYE
- a CDS encoding pyridoxal-phosphate dependent enzyme, with translation MKYAKNILETIGNTPLVQLNSVTKEVEALVLAKVETFNPGNSVKDRMALKMIEDAEADGRLQPGGTIIEGTSGNTGMGLALAAIVKGYQCIFVISDKQSKEKMDILRAVGAEVIVCPTNVDPEDPRSYYSVSKRLGAETPNSWYVNQYDNPSNAIAHYEQTGPEIWEQTDGKITHFVVGVGTGGTVSGVAKYLKEKNPNIKIWGVDTYGSVFKKYHETGIFDENEIYPYITEGIGEDILPKNVDFSLIDGFTKVTDKDAAVYTRKIAKEEGIFVGNSAGSAIKGLLQLKEHFTKDDVVVVLFHDHGSRYVGKMFNDDWMRDRGFLEEDIKTAADLVKTNEKRELISVQTEELVSHAIERMRDFKISQIPVKDINGFVGSIDESVLLHNFIANKNIADKPIKEIMGKPYPIVKKSAKIDAISKLITKENQAVLVDLENGNHHIITKYDIISAM